From one Zhongshania sp. R06B22 genomic stretch:
- a CDS encoding DUF1513 domain-containing protein → MQRRQFLFTSSALICAPLALISSSNALSAGTESRGFSPILSAATDAAGNRIGVWQENSWQCSQTIPHRGHDSLYHRQRQELLFFSRRPGRELYVVDENSGTLLHNIKSDDGYHYYGHGCLSNDGRYLYTTENNIDKDGAGCIGIYDCEDSYNCIGHMDCEGIGPHDIALMPDGKTLVIAIGGIKTLPSSGRKTLNPATLAPGLHYLDLQTQRVLEKVAAPHYQLSLRHLDVSPDGGVLVGAQYQGRLPSDKALVYYHRRGHPLNAMNTDDLPLHFKRDYIASVCIDDTGQWAVTSCPRDNLVCLWNMHSKTLSQVWMLRDSAGAVYDAAFQQFILSNGDGQLLALVPGEDKLRQLAYSAGTQWDNHLTLRV, encoded by the coding sequence ATGCAAAGACGTCAATTTTTGTTTACCAGTAGCGCATTGATATGTGCGCCGCTGGCGCTAATTTCAAGTTCGAATGCTCTAAGCGCAGGCACAGAAAGTCGCGGCTTCAGCCCCATTCTGAGCGCCGCTACTGACGCCGCAGGCAATCGTATTGGCGTTTGGCAAGAAAACAGCTGGCAGTGTTCACAAACAATTCCCCATCGCGGACACGACAGCCTTTACCACCGCCAACGCCAAGAGCTTCTATTTTTTTCAAGACGCCCCGGCCGTGAGTTATACGTTGTCGACGAGAACAGCGGCACATTACTGCACAATATAAAAAGCGACGACGGCTACCACTACTACGGCCATGGCTGCCTTAGCAATGATGGCCGCTATTTGTATACCACGGAAAATAATATCGACAAGGATGGCGCCGGCTGCATAGGCATCTACGATTGCGAAGATAGCTACAACTGCATTGGCCATATGGACTGCGAAGGCATTGGCCCCCACGATATTGCCCTCATGCCCGACGGCAAAACACTAGTGATTGCGATTGGCGGCATTAAGACCTTACCGTCCAGTGGCCGTAAAACTCTAAACCCCGCCACCTTGGCGCCAGGCCTGCACTACCTCGACCTGCAAACCCAGCGAGTCCTTGAAAAAGTCGCAGCACCGCATTACCAACTCAGCCTCCGTCATTTAGACGTCAGCCCAGACGGCGGTGTACTAGTTGGCGCACAATATCAAGGTCGCTTGCCCTCAGACAAAGCGCTGGTCTACTACCACCGGCGCGGCCACCCATTGAACGCCATGAATACCGACGACCTACCCCTGCATTTTAAGCGCGACTACATCGCCAGTGTCTGCATTGATGATACCGGGCAATGGGCAGTCACCAGCTGCCCTCGCGACAATCTGGTCTGTCTTTGGAATATGCACAGTAAAACACTGTCGCAAGTTTGGATGTTACGAGACTCTGCAGGTGCGGTTTATGATGCGGCCTTCCAGCAATTTATCTTAAGTAACGGAGACGGCCAATTACTGGCCCTAGTGCCCGGTGAAGACAAGCTCCGGCAACTTGCCTACAGTGCTGGCACGCAATGGGATAACCATTTAACGCTGCGCGTTTGA
- a CDS encoding imelysin family protein: MIFAAIRLFLSKDTARVLIIIGSLATLLACSPPPPSSKVLIDTANQSIVSGYQAFNIASKALAESAVNYCKTPSDNAQFDTIQTDWKETVKQWSAIQNIQFGPLMVDNQAWKIQFWPDKKNLIARKVEALLKGDEAITIQRVDDASVVVQGLSSLEYLLFDTKAGNQLRYSGDGGQRRCELLIAVSAHLHKVASGLHNSWRKDGGNYLATFSETGENNPEFPDDNVAIAYLLDTLVSGIELIKRDKLERPLGISLADTELKTDTLQTQIYQLEWWRSQYSKEAIITNLNALKDIFNANAAYGIDDYLRDIKGQTELSDKINEGFKRSILAASAIDGSLFTIANEATGRQTILKLHSELNTLLALLRNDLPTALGVSLGFNSKDGD; this comes from the coding sequence ATGATTTTTGCAGCGATAAGATTATTCCTAAGTAAAGACACTGCCCGCGTACTAATTATCATTGGCAGCCTCGCAACGCTACTCGCCTGCAGCCCACCGCCGCCCAGCAGCAAAGTACTTATAGATACCGCAAATCAAAGTATCGTAAGTGGCTATCAAGCCTTCAACATTGCCAGTAAAGCCCTTGCAGAATCCGCCGTAAATTACTGTAAAACCCCAAGTGATAACGCTCAATTCGATACTATTCAGACCGATTGGAAGGAAACCGTTAAGCAGTGGTCTGCGATTCAAAACATTCAGTTCGGGCCCTTAATGGTAGACAATCAAGCCTGGAAAATTCAATTTTGGCCAGACAAGAAAAATCTAATTGCCCGCAAAGTTGAGGCACTGTTAAAAGGCGATGAGGCCATAACAATTCAACGTGTCGACGATGCCAGTGTGGTTGTACAAGGTTTATCATCGCTAGAATACCTATTGTTTGACACCAAGGCGGGCAATCAATTGCGGTATAGCGGCGACGGCGGCCAACGCCGTTGCGAGTTGCTTATTGCCGTCAGCGCTCACCTCCACAAAGTGGCCAGTGGCTTACACAATAGCTGGCGCAAAGACGGTGGCAACTACCTAGCGACGTTCAGTGAAACGGGCGAGAACAATCCAGAGTTTCCGGATGATAATGTCGCCATCGCCTATCTTTTAGACACCTTGGTATCAGGCATTGAATTAATAAAACGCGACAAGCTTGAACGACCGCTTGGTATTAGCCTTGCCGATACTGAACTCAAAACCGATACCCTGCAAACCCAAATTTACCAGTTGGAATGGTGGCGCAGCCAGTATTCTAAAGAAGCTATCATCACTAATTTAAACGCGCTCAAAGACATATTCAATGCCAATGCCGCCTATGGTATTGACGACTATTTGCGCGACATCAAAGGACAAACAGAACTAAGCGATAAAATTAACGAGGGTTTCAAACGCAGCATCTTGGCGGCATCAGCCATAGACGGCAGCTTATTCACTATCGCGAATGAAGCGACAGGCCGGCAAACCATTCTCAAGCTCCATAGCGAATTAAACACTTTACTTGCCCTGCTGCGAAATGACTTGCCCACAGCCTTAGGTGTGAGCCTTGGTTTCAACTCCAAGGACGGCGACTAA
- a CDS encoding di-heme oxidoredictase family protein, which translates to MLLALRVSNTVHGIPLRVLLTLTIIIALFTSACTKTSSSDISLDQNTANKTKHSLTSNQSGGSFTIASRGQQSLQRPQPNLSPEQQLEWAVGKSFATQAWVAPPATTKARDGLGPLFNANSCTGCHVRNGQGQLPENGVGLILRLGNSSPEFGEQLQDMAIPAAKPEGRIEWLSISSTIAAADSKNFELKQRDYRFENLAHISQKAASARLAPALIGMGLIDNISDADIIANSDPKDRDGDGISGRVNLRKNKTDKQMRPGRFGWKASQVSLHEQIALAFFEDMGITSSLHPAKPCTEKLCVAQTNTNTEPEISDKLLLAVNDYIANLAVPAAAQDDTSKQGAEIFTQLGCSACHIPAFNTRMPNMQFDKREQAEDFSNSATEIETIYPYSDLLLHDMGAGLADEYPTDSTPANEWRTAPLWGLGIRASDASNIRLLHDGRARSITEAILWHGGEAEASKTSFIQLSNPEQTALLYFLKAL; encoded by the coding sequence TTGTTGTTAGCTCTACGCGTCAGCAACACGGTTCACGGTATACCGTTGCGCGTGTTGCTCACATTGACAATCATTATTGCCCTGTTCACCAGCGCTTGCACTAAGACCTCATCGAGCGATATCAGTCTTGATCAAAATACGGCAAACAAAACTAAACATAGCCTGACAAGTAATCAATCTGGAGGAAGCTTTACTATCGCCAGCCGAGGCCAACAAAGCTTGCAGCGACCTCAACCAAACCTCTCGCCAGAGCAGCAACTCGAATGGGCTGTCGGCAAAAGTTTTGCTACCCAGGCTTGGGTGGCGCCGCCGGCCACCACAAAGGCCAGAGATGGCCTAGGGCCATTATTTAACGCCAATAGCTGCACAGGCTGTCATGTGCGCAATGGCCAAGGCCAACTGCCAGAGAATGGCGTCGGTTTGATATTACGACTGGGAAACTCATCACCCGAATTTGGTGAGCAGCTGCAAGACATGGCCATACCGGCTGCCAAGCCGGAGGGGCGTATAGAATGGCTATCCATTAGTAGCACTATTGCGGCGGCCGACAGCAAGAACTTTGAATTGAAGCAACGCGATTACAGGTTTGAAAACCTTGCTCACATCAGCCAAAAAGCCGCTTCCGCTCGGCTTGCGCCGGCATTAATCGGTATGGGTTTAATCGACAATATCAGCGACGCTGACATTATTGCCAATAGCGATCCCAAAGACCGCGATGGTGATGGCATATCTGGTCGAGTGAATCTGCGTAAGAATAAAACCGATAAACAGATGCGCCCCGGCCGTTTTGGCTGGAAGGCGAGCCAAGTTAGCTTACATGAGCAGATTGCCCTCGCGTTTTTTGAAGATATGGGCATTACCTCTTCTTTACATCCAGCGAAGCCCTGCACTGAAAAACTTTGTGTAGCACAAACCAATACAAACACAGAACCTGAGATCAGCGACAAACTTCTATTAGCGGTCAACGATTATATTGCCAACTTAGCGGTACCAGCCGCCGCCCAAGACGACACAAGCAAGCAAGGCGCTGAGATTTTCACCCAGCTCGGTTGCTCGGCATGTCACATTCCGGCATTCAACACTAGAATGCCTAATATGCAGTTTGACAAACGTGAGCAGGCAGAGGATTTTTCAAATAGCGCTACCGAGATAGAAACCATTTACCCCTATAGCGATCTACTGCTGCACGATATGGGCGCCGGCCTGGCGGATGAATATCCCACGGATAGCACACCCGCCAATGAGTGGCGCACTGCACCACTTTGGGGGCTTGGCATTCGCGCCAGCGACGCCAGCAATATTCGCCTGCTTCACGATGGTCGAGCACGCTCTATTACCGAGGCGATACTCTGGCACGGCGGCGAAGCCGAGGCGAGTAAAACAAGTTTCATACAACTTTCAAATCCAGAGCAAACTGCGCTCCTGTATTTTTTAAAGGCACTTTAA
- a CDS encoding imelysin family protein yields MSVLLRQVILLISLSALILNAVAASQDEKLSDKRAVAIHYTELAHAIYSDAENSGIALQTSIDAFLNAPSETGLIAARDAWKTARKAYLQSEVFRFGNPVVDDWEGKLNNWPLDEGLIDYVADDYFYALGNIGAELNIIASPSLSIGSDVVDASQINVKLLRSLHELGGSAANVTTGYHAIEFLLWGQDLNGHQLGAGERPYTDYLDGDKCTHGNCDRRADYLRAASAVLVEDLKYMSQQWAPEVSNNYRAELLAMNDDVTLARMLYGMGSLSLGELGGERIKVSLEANSTEDEHDCFSDNTHWSHYYDGLGIQNIYLGKYRRLDGTVLSGPSLSRLVAKADADTDQQTRQALNKTMTTLTVLINAAEAKDRPMKFDMMIAEGNKHGEEILSNILSALVDQTRSIEQAASAINIDPNATGL; encoded by the coding sequence ATGTCAGTTCTGTTACGCCAAGTCATTCTCCTTATCAGTCTCAGCGCACTCATCCTCAACGCAGTGGCCGCCTCCCAAGACGAAAAGCTAAGTGATAAGCGCGCAGTCGCCATTCACTACACCGAGTTGGCCCACGCCATATATAGCGACGCCGAAAATAGTGGCATCGCGCTGCAAACCAGTATTGACGCTTTTTTGAACGCGCCCAGTGAGACGGGCCTAATCGCCGCTAGAGATGCATGGAAAACTGCACGTAAAGCTTATCTGCAAAGCGAAGTATTCCGCTTTGGCAATCCGGTCGTAGACGACTGGGAGGGAAAATTAAACAACTGGCCCTTGGACGAAGGCTTAATTGACTACGTAGCCGACGATTATTTTTATGCCCTTGGCAACATTGGTGCAGAGCTCAATATTATTGCCAGCCCATCGCTAAGCATAGGTAGTGACGTGGTTGACGCCAGTCAAATTAATGTCAAATTACTCCGCAGCTTGCACGAGTTAGGTGGCTCAGCCGCCAATGTCACCACCGGTTACCACGCCATCGAGTTTTTACTTTGGGGACAGGACCTCAACGGCCACCAACTGGGCGCTGGAGAGCGTCCCTACACCGATTACTTAGACGGCGATAAATGCACCCACGGGAATTGCGACCGTCGCGCCGACTACCTTCGAGCCGCTAGCGCGGTGTTAGTGGAAGACCTTAAGTACATGAGCCAACAGTGGGCACCGGAGGTGTCGAATAATTATCGCGCCGAATTACTTGCCATGAACGACGACGTAACTCTGGCGCGAATGCTCTATGGTATGGGCTCGCTATCACTAGGGGAGCTTGGTGGCGAGCGTATAAAAGTATCGCTTGAAGCAAATTCTACTGAAGATGAGCACGACTGCTTTAGTGATAACACCCACTGGTCGCACTACTACGACGGCCTAGGCATCCAAAATATCTATTTGGGAAAATACCGCCGCCTGGATGGCACCGTATTGTCAGGGCCATCGCTAAGCCGCTTGGTCGCAAAAGCAGACGCGGATACTGACCAACAAACTCGGCAGGCATTAAACAAAACCATGACAACACTAACGGTATTAATTAATGCCGCCGAAGCCAAAGACAGGCCGATGAAATTCGACATGATGATCGCCGAAGGCAATAAACACGGCGAAGAAATTCTAAGCAACATTCTCAGCGCTCTAGTTGACCAAACTCGTAGTATTGAACAAGCCGCCAGCGCGATCAATATTGACCCCAATGCCACCGGGCTTTAA
- a CDS encoding HpcH/HpaI aldolase/citrate lyase family protein — translation MATNPRRSILYMPGSNSRALEKARSLDADVLILDLEDAVAPSQKVYAREQVLAAVNAGGYGRRELVVRVNGFDTAWGRKDIEAFANAPISALCLPKVESAAEIHAVVQVLKQAGASPSLKLWAMAETPRGILAVSEIAGSHPLMDGIVLGTSDLAKDLRVPHTPQRLGMLTSLGMCVLAARAYGIDVFDGVHLNLDDEEGLRLACEQGVEMGFDGKTLIHPKQIAVTNQAFSPAEDTLIRAQKIRVAWQEAEADGKGVVLLDGRLVEALHVEEAVRVLAIAEQIATRDAQN, via the coding sequence ATGGCCACAAACCCTCGCCGCTCAATTCTGTATATGCCCGGATCCAATAGCCGAGCCTTGGAGAAAGCGCGCAGTCTTGATGCCGATGTACTCATTCTCGATTTAGAAGATGCGGTCGCCCCATCGCAAAAAGTCTATGCCCGCGAACAGGTATTGGCCGCGGTGAATGCCGGCGGCTATGGCCGTCGGGAATTAGTGGTGCGCGTCAATGGCTTTGACACGGCATGGGGCCGCAAAGATATAGAGGCATTTGCCAATGCGCCTATTTCTGCGCTGTGCTTGCCCAAGGTTGAATCTGCGGCAGAAATTCATGCGGTGGTGCAGGTATTAAAGCAGGCAGGTGCTAGTCCTAGTCTTAAGCTCTGGGCAATGGCGGAAACGCCACGTGGAATTTTAGCCGTCAGTGAAATCGCCGGCTCGCACCCGCTTATGGATGGCATTGTATTAGGGACGTCAGATCTTGCCAAAGACTTGCGTGTTCCCCATACGCCACAGCGCTTGGGGATGTTAACGTCGCTGGGAATGTGCGTGCTCGCGGCGCGTGCCTACGGTATAGATGTGTTCGACGGCGTGCATTTGAATTTAGATGACGAAGAAGGCCTGCGGCTCGCCTGTGAGCAAGGTGTCGAAATGGGCTTTGACGGTAAAACCCTCATTCATCCCAAGCAAATTGCGGTCACAAATCAGGCCTTTTCGCCCGCAGAGGACACCCTGATTCGCGCGCAAAAGATTCGTGTAGCTTGGCAAGAAGCCGAAGCCGACGGTAAGGGTGTGGTCTTGCTCGACGGCCGATTAGTCGAGGCGCTACACGTGGAAGAAGCGGTGCGAGTGTTGGCGATAGCGGAGCAGATCGCGACCCGAGATGCGCAAAATTAA
- a CDS encoding YheT family hydrolase, whose product MTDFAPTGFLQNPHAQTLLSSTKLRRLRIYPRARAMVAASKTVVLDCGDGHQLLGEFATQTKRSKGLVTLIHGWEGNSQSSYLLSAGGTLFNAGYDVFRLNLRDHGPSHHLNRELFNSARLDEVIGAIKTIHTTYPHDWQFLAGFSLGGNFALRVAAKAEEVGLSIRQTVGICPVVDPAKTMVALETGWWGYEKYFVRKWQKSLQKKIRLYPELGYKDKLLKLKSLREMNSYFVPNHTPFANPADYFEAYSIAGEVLATLSSPAHIIAAEDDPIILSEDLCRLAKNPHLHIETKKYGGHCGFVENYQLDSWLDGRLLDIINLSRYPGGQPGKAGLSQ is encoded by the coding sequence ATGACTGACTTTGCCCCTACTGGTTTTTTGCAAAACCCCCACGCGCAAACGCTGCTTTCCTCTACCAAGCTGAGACGATTGCGTATTTATCCACGCGCCCGAGCAATGGTAGCAGCGAGTAAAACGGTGGTATTAGATTGTGGTGATGGCCATCAATTACTCGGTGAGTTCGCCACCCAAACAAAGCGCAGCAAGGGCCTAGTCACACTTATTCACGGCTGGGAAGGCAATTCACAATCCAGCTATCTGCTCTCTGCGGGGGGCACACTCTTTAATGCAGGCTACGATGTGTTCCGCTTAAATCTGCGCGATCACGGCCCTAGTCACCACCTCAACCGCGAGCTATTTAACTCGGCCAGACTGGACGAGGTTATAGGCGCAATAAAAACCATCCACACCACCTATCCCCATGATTGGCAATTTTTGGCGGGGTTTTCACTGGGGGGTAATTTTGCCTTGCGGGTGGCGGCTAAAGCAGAAGAAGTTGGTTTAAGTATCCGTCAGACGGTGGGAATATGTCCCGTCGTAGATCCTGCAAAAACGATGGTGGCACTGGAAACGGGCTGGTGGGGCTACGAAAAATATTTCGTCAGAAAATGGCAGAAATCACTACAGAAGAAAATTCGGCTCTACCCCGAGCTGGGCTATAAAGATAAGTTGCTTAAGCTTAAAAGCCTGAGGGAAATGAACAGTTATTTCGTTCCCAATCACACCCCGTTTGCAAACCCTGCAGACTACTTCGAAGCTTACAGTATTGCTGGCGAGGTCTTGGCAACACTCTCTTCCCCGGCTCACATCATCGCCGCTGAAGATGACCCTATTATACTATCGGAAGACTTGTGCAGACTGGCCAAGAACCCCCATTTACACATTGAAACCAAAAAATATGGCGGCCACTGCGGCTTTGTTGAGAACTATCAACTGGATAGCTGGCTAGACGGCCGCCTATTAGACATCATAAACCTAAGCCGCTACCCCGGCGGTCAACCTGGGAAAGCCGGGCTTTCCCAATAG
- a CDS encoding nuclear transport factor 2 family protein: MGNAQLALAASRLSGQFVEQGNKSAWLDLFADDACVQDPVGKSPLDPTGNGHIGKTAIGNFWDMIIAAGDIQFTIVSSHPAGDECANVVNMVNTLPGDIKMELDMVVVYTANAEGKIISLKAYWDFDAVQQQLS; the protein is encoded by the coding sequence ATGGGAAATGCACAATTGGCGCTAGCCGCCAGTCGTTTGTCGGGACAATTTGTGGAGCAGGGCAATAAATCTGCATGGCTGGATTTGTTCGCAGACGATGCCTGTGTTCAAGATCCAGTGGGTAAATCACCGCTGGACCCGACGGGTAATGGCCATATTGGTAAAACAGCGATCGGTAATTTTTGGGATATGATTATTGCTGCGGGTGATATTCAATTTACTATTGTGTCTTCGCACCCCGCCGGGGATGAATGCGCTAATGTTGTCAACATGGTGAATACACTGCCTGGCGATATTAAGATGGAGCTCGATATGGTGGTTGTTTATACAGCCAATGCAGAGGGCAAAATTATATCACTCAAGGCATACTGGGATTTTGACGCCGTTCAACAGCAATTGAGTTAA
- a CDS encoding OmpA family protein, which produces MVVLTRCLSFILLVTAFAGPSIARAQLLNIELLGVSITAPVNDVLADINLLGGITGGGELLGVEVLGSDNLLGLSVSGQDILLLGAPVGGTSDGGDLSVLTGTIDTSQGAVLEFLQDTAMGDINPTVLTLSLPGSDGQGSPDVDTSKDKETASTPEILAGVASTKLGACVDKDRDSVCDSDDQCLNSPAGAMVLPSGCHFDRAKPLALQGVSFGVGTAVLVDSSTEILRKVAQMIQFMPRVMIEVAGHTDDVGSSADNQVLSERRALAVKNYLVAAGVSPQQLVVKGYGESRPLVLTSRLSAKALTDARSRNRRVELQVLDGRPKP; this is translated from the coding sequence TTGGTTGTATTGACGCGGTGTTTAAGTTTCATTCTGCTTGTCACAGCGTTTGCTGGGCCTTCGATCGCGCGTGCCCAATTACTTAATATTGAATTACTCGGTGTATCAATTACTGCGCCCGTCAATGATGTCTTGGCGGATATTAACTTGCTGGGCGGTATTACCGGCGGCGGGGAGTTGCTTGGGGTCGAGGTGCTGGGCTCAGACAATCTATTGGGACTGAGTGTGAGCGGCCAGGATATATTATTGCTGGGGGCCCCGGTGGGAGGCACAAGCGATGGCGGCGATCTTTCTGTTTTAACCGGCACTATAGATACCTCGCAGGGAGCGGTGCTTGAATTTTTGCAAGATACTGCCATGGGCGATATTAATCCTACCGTGCTCACTCTCTCCCTGCCTGGCTCTGATGGGCAGGGGTCGCCAGATGTTGATACCAGTAAAGATAAAGAAACGGCATCGACGCCAGAGATTTTAGCGGGTGTTGCCAGCACTAAACTTGGTGCCTGTGTCGATAAAGACCGAGATAGTGTTTGTGACAGCGACGATCAGTGTTTGAATTCTCCAGCGGGCGCTATGGTGCTACCATCAGGCTGCCATTTTGACCGCGCCAAGCCGCTGGCCCTGCAGGGTGTTAGCTTTGGGGTAGGTACTGCGGTGCTTGTCGATTCTTCTACCGAGATCTTACGTAAAGTGGCGCAGATGATTCAATTTATGCCGCGCGTCATGATTGAGGTCGCCGGTCATACCGATGATGTTGGTAGCAGTGCTGATAATCAGGTGTTGTCTGAGCGACGAGCACTGGCGGTAAAAAACTATTTGGTAGCGGCGGGAGTGTCCCCGCAACAGTTAGTCGTAAAGGGCTACGGTGAGTCCCGGCCTCTGGTTTTGACTAGCAGGCTGTCTGCGAAGGCACTGACTGATGCTCGCAGCCGCAATCGCCGGGTGGAGCTGCAAGTGCTCGACGGGCGTCCTAAGCCCTGA
- a CDS encoding ATP-binding protein produces MSAQGNQSITRRLIIASLSLMALLLGATGIAIDRAHKASLISAEQEQLRLQFFGLLGAIEWQDDAIDMGDRLKEPRFWQFRSGLYAQVRLRDGTLLWRSVSSETIPLPPPESTPRSGQELFSEIYVDKEPFFVFQYHAIWETEDEREVTLLFSLYSSQAVLLNELKKFQNQLTLWLGLVLTISLIVTALILYWGLRPLRDLAIDLKLLEQGNTGKLDLNYPRELQGITHNLNQLLDKEKKQRERYRNTLADLAHSLKTPLAILKGGDTKDAVTIEQINRMDNIINYQLKRAVSSGQQNLSGRIQLQPLITRLNNTLTKVYRDKALNFQLSLDAEQTVAIDEQDAMELFGNLLDNACKACRKTIAIHCKINGDQTVIYIDDDGPGISAESRENLLERGIRGDQYGQGQGLGLAIVGDIIDSYQGAISFKDSSLGGVCAEISLPR; encoded by the coding sequence ATGTCAGCCCAAGGCAATCAATCCATTACTAGGCGACTCATCATTGCCAGCCTTAGTCTGATGGCATTACTACTGGGAGCAACCGGCATTGCAATAGATCGCGCCCATAAAGCGAGTCTAATCAGTGCAGAACAAGAGCAACTTCGACTGCAATTCTTTGGTCTGTTAGGCGCCATCGAGTGGCAAGACGACGCCATTGATATGGGCGATCGCCTAAAGGAACCCCGGTTTTGGCAGTTCCGCTCTGGGCTCTATGCGCAAGTTAGACTACGCGATGGCACGCTACTGTGGCGGTCAGTCTCTAGCGAAACCATACCACTGCCGCCCCCGGAGAGCACACCGCGCAGCGGACAAGAATTATTTAGCGAAATTTACGTCGATAAAGAACCCTTTTTTGTTTTCCAATATCACGCCATTTGGGAGACCGAAGATGAACGCGAGGTCACCCTCCTCTTCTCGCTCTACTCCAGTCAAGCGGTACTTCTTAACGAGCTCAAAAAATTTCAAAATCAGCTGACCCTCTGGCTCGGGCTAGTGCTCACCATATCGCTAATCGTGACTGCACTTATTTTATATTGGGGTTTGCGACCCCTACGCGATTTGGCCATAGATTTAAAACTATTAGAGCAAGGCAACACGGGAAAACTTGATCTCAATTACCCCCGCGAGCTGCAGGGTATTACCCACAATTTAAATCAATTGCTCGACAAAGAAAAAAAGCAGCGCGAACGTTATCGAAACACCTTGGCAGATCTTGCTCACAGCCTTAAGACCCCGCTTGCGATCCTTAAGGGAGGAGATACCAAAGACGCTGTTACCATTGAACAAATAAACCGCATGGACAACATTATTAATTATCAACTTAAGCGGGCGGTAAGCAGTGGCCAGCAAAATCTTAGCGGCCGCATACAGTTGCAGCCGCTGATAACACGGCTCAATAACACCCTGACAAAAGTATATCGAGACAAGGCGCTGAACTTCCAACTATCGCTAGATGCCGAGCAGACTGTTGCGATTGACGAACAAGACGCCATGGAGCTATTCGGCAATCTGCTCGATAATGCCTGCAAAGCCTGCCGCAAAACGATTGCCATCCACTGTAAGATTAACGGCGATCAGACCGTTATTTACATCGACGATGACGGCCCCGGCATCTCCGCAGAGTCCCGTGAAAATTTACTGGAACGTGGCATACGAGGTGATCAGTATGGTCAAGGACAAGGCCTAGGACTTGCCATTGTCGGCGATATTATCGACAGTTATCAGGGCGCTATCAGCTTTAAAGACTCTAGTCTTGGAGGGGTTTGTGCGGAGATATCGCTGCCAAGATAA
- a CDS encoding response regulator transcription factor, whose translation MRILLVEDESLLLEQLHRNFERAGYACDTAADGNEGLYLGQENPYDLAVVDLGLPGIDGINVIKQWRQEGRKFPVLILTARDRWQDKVEGLEAGADDYVAKPFQIEEVMARANALIRRSAGFASPQLQFGCITIDTGAKRALLNNTSVELTAYEYNALEYLAMRSGQVVSKTDLTEHLYDQDFDRDSNVIEVFIARLRKKLDPGNTLKPISTLRGRGYRFELSETQH comes from the coding sequence ATGCGTATTCTGCTAGTCGAAGACGAAAGCCTGCTGCTAGAGCAGTTACACCGTAATTTTGAACGCGCCGGCTATGCTTGCGACACAGCCGCGGACGGCAACGAAGGCTTGTATCTTGGCCAAGAAAATCCCTATGACCTAGCGGTTGTCGACTTGGGACTGCCGGGCATTGACGGTATTAATGTCATAAAGCAGTGGCGCCAAGAGGGTCGTAAATTTCCCGTTTTGATTCTCACTGCAAGAGACCGCTGGCAGGACAAAGTAGAAGGACTTGAAGCCGGCGCAGATGACTACGTCGCCAAGCCATTTCAAATCGAAGAAGTCATGGCAAGGGCCAATGCTCTAATTCGACGCTCGGCGGGTTTTGCCAGCCCCCAATTACAATTTGGCTGTATCACCATTGACACTGGAGCCAAACGAGCGCTACTCAACAATACGTCCGTCGAGCTAACTGCTTACGAGTACAATGCACTTGAATATCTCGCTATGCGCAGCGGCCAAGTGGTGTCTAAAACGGATCTCACCGAACATCTCTACGATCAGGATTTTGATCGCGACAGCAATGTCATTGAAGTGTTTATTGCTCGTCTGCGGAAAAAGCTCGACCCTGGCAATACTCTTAAGCCCATTTCAACGCTGCGCGGTCGAGGCTATCGCTTTGAGCTAAGCGAAACCCAACACTGA
- a CDS encoding PepSY domain-containing protein gives MKRTSQLCVQLQIVILLTATSFATLSEANPLGNVSGGRLSLPDRSPLEQRLDDRARSTLSVNEAISIAEQRYGGRAVGAKKIRGGNGDSYSVRILQDNGKIRNVIIND, from the coding sequence ATGAAGCGTACTTCACAACTTTGCGTGCAACTGCAAATCGTTATTTTGCTGACTGCCACAAGTTTTGCAACACTCAGTGAGGCGAATCCGCTAGGTAATGTAAGTGGTGGTCGCCTGAGTCTGCCCGACCGCTCACCGCTTGAGCAGCGCTTAGACGACCGCGCTCGCAGCACCCTGAGTGTTAACGAGGCGATCTCTATCGCCGAGCAACGCTACGGTGGTAGAGCCGTTGGCGCAAAAAAAATACGTGGCGGCAACGGCGATAGTTACAGCGTTCGAATACTGCAAGATAACGGCAAAATTAGAAATGTCATCATCAATGATTGA